In Elaeis guineensis isolate ETL-2024a chromosome 1, EG11, whole genome shotgun sequence, a genomic segment contains:
- the LOC140854741 gene encoding uncharacterized protein: protein MAISESHILGDSVFHLTARGVLAPQVQPQVVVRIRVTYFDCSADTLSIVPTTIHRFHLGQIPLPRALPVIVSFMATHNHGVHQPTCPLCDVLLRRFSSRVAAEMTAVSALELLVHVGLLLGPAESNGDVEVMHDWMLENPPEEEEEMAGDVYDYVLDAGHGGSYGVPAGGPCFERLQRFTYGRGDGVREEECVICLMEFDAQAEVSRMPCSHTFHSRCIIRWLEIANICPICRSQMPTASSN, encoded by the coding sequence CAGCCCGTGGAGTGCTCGCTCCACAAGTCCAACCCCAAGTCGTCGTCCGGATTCGCGTCACCTACTTCGACTGTTCGGCCGACACCCTCTCCATCGTCCCCACCACGATCCATCGCTTCCATCTGGGCCAGATCCCGTTACCCAGGGCTCTTCCGGTGATCGTCTCCTTCATGGCAACCCACAACCATGGCGTCCATCAACCAACTTGCCCGCTCTGCGACGTCCTGCTGCGCCGCTTCTCATCCCGAGTCGCAGCGGAGATGACGGCCGTATCGGCGCTCGAGCTGCTCGTCCACGTGGGCCTGCTCCTCGGACCCGCTGAGTCGAATGGAGACGTCGAAGTCATGCATGACTGGATGCTGGAGAATCCtccggaggaagaggaggagatggCTGGGGATGTGTATGATTATGTTCTTGATGCCGGCCATGGTGGATCATATGGTGTGCCGGCAGGTGGTCCTTGTTTTGAGAGGCTGCAGCGTTTCACATATGGCCGAGGAGACGGCGTTCGGGAGGAGGAGTGCGTGATATGCTTGATGGAGTTTGATGCCCAGGCGGAGGTGAGCAGGATGCCCTGTTCACATACCTTCCACAGCCGGTGCATCATCCGCTGGCTGGAGATCGCTAACATCTGCCCTATCTGCAGATCCCAGATGCCGACGGCCAGCTCCAATTGA